Within Montipora foliosa isolate CH-2021 chromosome 3, ASM3666993v2, whole genome shotgun sequence, the genomic segment GTCTTGGCGACTTGTTTGTCTCGTTTTGCCAGGCCAGCAGATACTTGGCTTTTCCTTTCACTTCCCTGTAGATTGCGTATCTTAGATGACTTATGTTTAACATTTATTACTGTGACAATTCCAGACATGTCAATAGCAAAAAGGCAAACGAAAACTCCAGCGATTTTCACTCGCATGAAGAACTCGCTATACCTAAAACCAAAAGCTTCCAGAATGGGAATTACTGGCGACACGATCCATATGAAGACCAAGAGGTTTCTGAGCTTCGAGGAAGTCATTCTCAATTTGCGGCCTAAGGGACTAGCAATCGCCCAACAGCGATCCATGCTTAGTAGGGCCAAAATCAGAAGAGACACTGTGGTCGAATACCGCCCTATCGCTATGAAAACTGAACCAGACATAGTCGATGAACACTGTGGCACAGAACCTCGAACTAGAGACAAAATAATCAGAGGCATCAGTATTGCTGTAACCAGTAAATCGGCCATTGCAAGATTGCAGATTAACGCACCACAGATCGTCTTCAGGCTCTGTGTTCGCCTTATGACAAGAACGACGACAACATTGCCAAA encodes:
- the LOC137994678 gene encoding alpha-1A adrenergic receptor-like; this translates as MNSTSGILGSENLALNTSNSKEVVTYCQSFSLKTTDIVFALVICSVVTVGGSFGNVVVVLVIRRTQSLKTICGALICNLAMADLLVTAILMPLIILSLVRGSVPQCSSTMSGSVFIAIGRYSTTVSLLILALLSMDRCWAIASPLGRKLRMTSSKLRNLLVFIWIVSPVIPILEAFGFRYSEFFMRVKIAGVFVCLFAIDMSGIVTVINVKHKSSKIRNLQGSERKSQVSAGLAKRDKQVAKTIALVVFLFSLCWVPILIISAIFPDRYTKLHFWTGFLSLANSALNPCIYFYRQHNYRQAFREIIRPDTLSTVLTQYKTQRNQFR